In Aquila chrysaetos chrysaetos chromosome 10, bAquChr1.4, whole genome shotgun sequence, the following proteins share a genomic window:
- the PIGX gene encoding phosphatidylinositol-glycan biosynthesis class X protein isoform X2, producing MAAGRRDEAPLRAGLAALLCALHVWAACQDATVTQELLKEGFHRDLLVKVELGVLGEDAGGCAVAARTRLPPGIYVDPYELASLQQHNLTKAVLIPDVIDVEAPEYLATDLLLLLYMEPDPRCSRCFKAALPVHGRYHRPAEESEEALIVLKSPEVLVCCCDNRLSAECWKPAEVEAPCSGKTDSPCQWYSVTHKPIPADILDICCSCPKTFWSFLHHRESTQLFALEKTGFSVICKMLILRASLLHAVLHTYPQWQTYCKNKDTGDRNGYLLKW from the exons ATGGCAGCCGGCCGGCGGGACGAggcgccgctccgcgccgggCTTGCCGCGCTCCTCTGCGCCCTCC ATGTGTGGGCTGCTTGTCAGGATGCCACTGTCACGCAGGAGCTTCTGAAAGAGGGGTTTCACAG GGACCTGCTGGTGAAGGTAGAACTTGGTGTACTGGGGGAAGATGCAGGAGGATGCGCAGTGGCAGCTAGAACTCGTCTTCCTCCAGGAATCTACGTGGATCCCTATGAGCTGGCATCGCTGCAGCAGCACAATTTAACAAAG GCGGTGTTAATTCCTGATGTCATTGATGTGGAGGCCCCTGAGTACTTAGCTACAGATCTTCTTCTTCTCCTGTACATGGAACCTGACCCTCGGTGCTCTCGCTGTTTTAAAGCTGCCTTGCCTGTGCACGGGCGGTACCACCGGCCGGCAGAAGAGAGTGAGGAAGCATTGATTGTTCTGAAGAGCCCAGAAGTACTGGTCTGCTGCTGTGACA ATCGCCTGTCAGCAGAGTGTTGGAAGCCTGCTGAAGTGGAAGCTCCCTGTTCGGGCAAAACTGACAGCCCCTGTCAGTGGTACAGCGTAACGCATAAACCT ATACCTGCAGACATCCTGGATATCTGCTGCTCTTGTCCAAAAACATTTTGGAGCTTCCTGCATCACAGAGAAAGCACACAGTTGTTTGCCCTGGAGAAAACTGGCTTCTCAGTGATCTGCAAAATGCTCATTCTGAGAGCTTCTCTCCTCCATGCTGTATTACATACATATCCTCAATGGCAAACCTATTGCAAGAACAAAGATACAGGGGATAGAAATGGCTACCTTTTAAAATGGTAG
- the PIGX gene encoding phosphatidylinositol-glycan biosynthesis class X protein isoform X1 translates to MAAGRRDEAPLRAGLAALLCALHVWAACQDATVTQELLKEGFHRDLLVKVELGVLGEDAGGCAVAARTRLPPGIYVDPYELASLQQHNLTKAVLIPDVIDVEAPEYLATDLLLLLYMEPDPRCSRCFKAALPVHGRYHRPAEESEEALIVLKSPEVLVCCCDRRRFCQAVVEERYLIWKSLAGHIASSCLDPADALMSSIDRLSAECWKPAEVEAPCSGKTDSPCQWYSVTHKPAYEESILQVPVGLRKHSSLVCVVTLLATVLCSTLILAAVCKHGHFSPVTCSE, encoded by the exons ATGGCAGCCGGCCGGCGGGACGAggcgccgctccgcgccgggCTTGCCGCGCTCCTCTGCGCCCTCC ATGTGTGGGCTGCTTGTCAGGATGCCACTGTCACGCAGGAGCTTCTGAAAGAGGGGTTTCACAG GGACCTGCTGGTGAAGGTAGAACTTGGTGTACTGGGGGAAGATGCAGGAGGATGCGCAGTGGCAGCTAGAACTCGTCTTCCTCCAGGAATCTACGTGGATCCCTATGAGCTGGCATCGCTGCAGCAGCACAATTTAACAAAG GCGGTGTTAATTCCTGATGTCATTGATGTGGAGGCCCCTGAGTACTTAGCTACAGATCTTCTTCTTCTCCTGTACATGGAACCTGACCCTCGGTGCTCTCGCTGTTTTAAAGCTGCCTTGCCTGTGCACGGGCGGTACCACCGGCCGGCAGAAGAGAGTGAGGAAGCATTGATTGTTCTGAAGAGCCCAGAAGTACTGGTCTGCTGCTGTGACA GGAGGAGATTCTGTCAAGCTGTTGTGGAGGAAAGATACCTCATTTGGAAAAGTCTTGCAGGCCATATTGCTTCCTCCTGTCTGGATCCTGCTGACGCATTAATGTCTTCCATAGATCGCCTGTCAGCAGAGTGTTGGAAGCCTGCTGAAGTGGAAGCTCCCTGTTCGGGCAAAACTGACAGCCCCTGTCAGTGGTACAGCGTAACGCATAAACCT gCTTATGAGGAATCGATTTTGCAGGTTCCAGTGGGGCTCAGGAAACATAGTTCCTTAGTGTGTGTTGTGACTCTTCTTGCCACGGTGCTCTGTTCCACTCTGATTCTCGCAGCTGTATGCAAACACGGACACTTCTCCCCGGTGACCTGCtcagaataa
- the PIGX gene encoding phosphatidylinositol-glycan biosynthesis class X protein isoform X3 has product MAAGRRDEAPLRAGLAALLCALHVWAACQDATVTQELLKEGFHRDLLVKVELGVLGEDAGGCAVAARTRLPPGIYVDPYELASLQQHNLTKAVLIPDVIDVEAPEYLATDLLLLLYMEPDPRCSRCFKAALPVHGRYHRPAEESEEALIVLKSPEVLVCCCDNRLSAECWKPAEVEAPCSGKTDSPCQWYSVTHKPAYEESILQVPVGLRKHSSLVCVVTLLATVLCSTLILAAVCKHGHFSPVTCSE; this is encoded by the exons ATGGCAGCCGGCCGGCGGGACGAggcgccgctccgcgccgggCTTGCCGCGCTCCTCTGCGCCCTCC ATGTGTGGGCTGCTTGTCAGGATGCCACTGTCACGCAGGAGCTTCTGAAAGAGGGGTTTCACAG GGACCTGCTGGTGAAGGTAGAACTTGGTGTACTGGGGGAAGATGCAGGAGGATGCGCAGTGGCAGCTAGAACTCGTCTTCCTCCAGGAATCTACGTGGATCCCTATGAGCTGGCATCGCTGCAGCAGCACAATTTAACAAAG GCGGTGTTAATTCCTGATGTCATTGATGTGGAGGCCCCTGAGTACTTAGCTACAGATCTTCTTCTTCTCCTGTACATGGAACCTGACCCTCGGTGCTCTCGCTGTTTTAAAGCTGCCTTGCCTGTGCACGGGCGGTACCACCGGCCGGCAGAAGAGAGTGAGGAAGCATTGATTGTTCTGAAGAGCCCAGAAGTACTGGTCTGCTGCTGTGACA ATCGCCTGTCAGCAGAGTGTTGGAAGCCTGCTGAAGTGGAAGCTCCCTGTTCGGGCAAAACTGACAGCCCCTGTCAGTGGTACAGCGTAACGCATAAACCT gCTTATGAGGAATCGATTTTGCAGGTTCCAGTGGGGCTCAGGAAACATAGTTCCTTAGTGTGTGTTGTGACTCTTCTTGCCACGGTGCTCTGTTCCACTCTGATTCTCGCAGCTGTATGCAAACACGGACACTTCTCCCCGGTGACCTGCtcagaataa